The Paenibacillus tianjinensis genome has a window encoding:
- a CDS encoding FAD-dependent oxidoreductase produces MNTSNMNSQGLPQFPESLWRGTTELPSFPRLAEDHVTDVAIVGAGITGITAAYLLSNAGYKVTLLEAGEILTGTTGFTTAKITAQHGMIYHDLLSHFGEEQARAYFQSHSESLEWILATAGELDLSCGIHRESAYLYADQGDEKALKQLEKEFKAYEKLGLPGEWLDHVPLPLMAGGAIKLAGQARFHPLEYLKGMLLAVLDKGGVVYEHTTIGEKVDKGDRLTLYTEGSEHQIRCRHAISASHFPFYDGGGLYFTRLHADRSYALAIEPETDFEGGMYLSAGNPTRSLRAVEWGDKRLVIVGGENHKTGQGICTFGHYEKLELFAGELLGIKQIPFRWSAQDLVTLDRVPYIGRAGEDEEIYIATGYGKWGMTSGTLAARMIADQIQGKTNPYSSLYDPSRFKANPGIKNFIVQNANVAKELVAGKVEIIRKKTSDLAPDEGAVVFHDGKRVGAYRDPEGQLHLVDRTCTHMGCECEWNDGERSWDCPCHGSRFSYEGKVLEGPATVPLTKLTPEK; encoded by the coding sequence ATGAATACATCGAACATGAACTCACAAGGTCTTCCCCAATTTCCGGAATCGTTATGGAGAGGTACGACTGAGCTGCCTTCCTTTCCGAGGCTTGCGGAAGACCATGTTACAGATGTGGCAATCGTAGGCGCGGGAATAACGGGAATTACGGCGGCCTATCTCCTTAGTAATGCAGGCTATAAGGTCACTCTGCTGGAGGCAGGAGAGATTCTAACCGGAACTACCGGATTTACCACTGCCAAGATCACTGCCCAGCACGGGATGATCTATCATGATCTGCTGAGTCATTTCGGTGAGGAGCAGGCGCGGGCTTACTTCCAATCTCATAGTGAATCGCTGGAGTGGATCCTTGCCACAGCCGGAGAGCTTGATCTGTCCTGCGGAATTCATCGTGAGTCCGCCTATCTTTATGCCGATCAGGGAGACGAAAAAGCGCTGAAGCAGCTTGAAAAGGAGTTCAAGGCTTACGAGAAGCTGGGTCTGCCGGGAGAATGGCTGGACCATGTTCCGCTGCCGCTGATGGCCGGAGGAGCCATTAAGCTGGCGGGGCAAGCACGTTTTCATCCTCTGGAATACCTTAAAGGGATGCTGCTGGCTGTCCTCGACAAAGGCGGCGTTGTCTACGAGCACACCACGATCGGCGAAAAGGTGGACAAAGGCGACCGCCTCACGCTGTACACCGAAGGCAGCGAGCATCAAATCCGCTGCCGTCATGCCATCTCCGCCTCCCATTTCCCGTTCTATGATGGAGGCGGGCTATACTTCACACGCCTGCATGCTGACCGCTCCTATGCTCTGGCAATCGAGCCGGAAACGGACTTTGAGGGCGGCATGTACCTCAGCGCCGGAAATCCTACACGGTCTCTGCGTGCCGTGGAATGGGGCGACAAGAGACTTGTGATTGTCGGCGGAGAGAACCACAAGACCGGACAGGGGATCTGCACCTTCGGCCACTATGAGAAACTGGAGCTGTTCGCCGGAGAATTGCTGGGGATTAAGCAAATCCCCTTCCGCTGGTCAGCACAGGATCTCGTTACGCTGGATAGAGTCCCTTACATCGGACGGGCAGGAGAGGATGAAGAGATCTATATCGCCACCGGCTACGGTAAATGGGGTATGACCAGCGGGACGCTGGCTGCACGTATGATCGCGGATCAGATTCAGGGGAAGACGAATCCATACAGCAGTCTGTACGATCCTTCCCGCTTCAAAGCGAACCCCGGCATCAAAAACTTCATTGTACAGAACGCCAATGTCGCCAAAGAGCTGGTAGCCGGAAAGGTTGAGATTATCCGCAAAAAGACAAGCGATCTTGCGCCGGATGAGGGCGCGGTTGTCTTTCATGACGGCAAACGCGTCGGTGCCTACCGTGACCCCGAAGGCCAGCTGCATCTGGTAGACCGGACCTGCACCCATATGGGCTGTGAATGCGAGTGGAATGACGGCGAACGTTCCTGGGACTGCCCTTGTCACGGCTCCCGCTTCTCCTATGAGGGTAAGGTGCTGGAGGGCCCGGCTACAGTGCCACTTACGAAGCTTACGCCGGAAAAGTGA
- a CDS encoding antibiotic biosynthesis monooxygenase has protein sequence MLVVTNTIKVKEGHGATLAQRFGVANGVQSMPGFVRLEVWHSAAKEGVEELKICTVWENEEAFKGWTASPAFRESHRGAGGNEVILGASLDKYELVISRQPEQ, from the coding sequence ATGCTGGTCGTCACCAATACAATAAAGGTCAAGGAAGGCCACGGGGCAACACTGGCCCAGCGTTTTGGAGTGGCAAACGGTGTACAATCCATGCCCGGCTTTGTCCGGCTGGAAGTATGGCACAGTGCCGCCAAAGAAGGCGTAGAAGAGCTGAAAATCTGCACCGTATGGGAGAACGAGGAAGCGTTCAAGGGCTGGACAGCCAGCCCCGCCTTCCGCGAATCACACCGCGGGGCAGGCGGAAATGAAGTCATCCTGGGCGCTTCGCTCGACAAATATGAGCTTGTAATCAGCCGCCAGCCGGAGCAATAA
- a CDS encoding spore germination protein, translated as MMPAQQIVEEVSVQWIKEQLSHFADLEERVLTAPSGKAGLLYIKSITDPQIINRSIIAPFYEMDNPAVYAEYLAAYPGSEEAKTGKHVLELMLSGYACVHTEGKLCFFEALKAETRSVSENMTESVTQGPSDALTENLAVNLNLIRRRYQSAELKMESILIGNISRTKVAILYDDSRVNHQVLDELRERLGTLRIDLLQASGELEKYISGDKMRIFPKTIVTERPDRVVFNLAEGKIAVMLDTTGFAILLPVIFNDFFVAMDDKIQLPFVGRFLKLLRITGVAMTLWLPALYVAFTSYNPEIVRVQIALLIAGSRATVPYPSFVEVLIMLLMMEFLTEASLRLPRAIGPTATTVGGLILGQAATAAGLVGNIMIILVSAVAISNFMIPLNMMSFSIRVLKYLFIIAAAVLGLVGVVVCLVGFTMYLCSQRSFGQPYFRMFFLDSLGTSGRQKGGGR; from the coding sequence ATGATGCCTGCGCAGCAGATCGTGGAGGAAGTATCCGTACAATGGATCAAAGAGCAGCTCAGCCATTTTGCGGACCTGGAAGAAAGAGTGCTGACGGCGCCTTCGGGAAAGGCTGGTTTGCTGTATATCAAGAGCATCACCGACCCGCAGATCATTAACCGGAGCATTATTGCGCCTTTTTATGAGATGGATAATCCGGCAGTCTATGCAGAATATCTGGCCGCCTATCCCGGAAGTGAAGAGGCAAAGACAGGGAAGCATGTACTGGAGCTGATGCTAAGCGGTTATGCCTGTGTCCACACCGAGGGGAAATTATGCTTCTTCGAGGCGCTGAAGGCGGAGACCAGAAGTGTCAGTGAGAACATGACGGAGAGTGTAACACAGGGTCCATCGGATGCGCTGACCGAGAACCTGGCAGTGAACCTGAATCTGATCCGCCGGCGCTATCAATCCGCCGAACTCAAAATGGAGTCGATACTGATCGGAAATATTTCCAGAACCAAGGTGGCCATTCTTTACGATGACAGCCGGGTGAACCATCAGGTGCTGGACGAGCTGCGCGAAAGGCTCGGGACATTACGAATAGATCTTTTACAGGCTTCAGGGGAACTGGAGAAATACATTAGCGGTGACAAGATGCGTATCTTTCCGAAAACTATAGTGACCGAAAGGCCGGACCGGGTTGTATTTAATCTGGCAGAGGGGAAAATTGCAGTAATGCTGGATACTACAGGCTTCGCAATCCTGTTGCCGGTAATCTTCAACGATTTCTTCGTGGCGATGGATGACAAGATCCAGCTTCCTTTTGTCGGCCGGTTCCTGAAGCTGCTGCGGATCACAGGCGTAGCCATGACACTCTGGCTGCCGGCGCTGTATGTAGCCTTTACCTCCTATAATCCGGAAATTGTTCGTGTGCAGATTGCGCTGCTGATTGCCGGGAGCCGGGCAACCGTCCCTTATCCTTCCTTTGTGGAGGTGCTGATTATGCTGCTCATGATGGAGTTTCTGACAGAGGCGAGCCTGCGGCTGCCCCGTGCGATCGGGCCAACGGCAACGACAGTCGGCGGTCTGATTCTCGGGCAGGCCGCAACGGCGGCAGGGCTGGTTGGCAATATTATGATCATCCTGGTATCAGCGGTGGCAATCTCCAATTTTATGATTCCCCTGAATATGATGAGCTTCTCGATCCGTGTGCTGAAATATTTGTTTATTATAGCAGCAGCTGTTCTCGGCTTGGTCGGTGTCGTGGTCTGCCTGGTCGGATTCACAATGTATCTGTGCAGCCAGAGAAGCTTCGGGCAGCCGTATTTCAGGATGTTCTTCCTGGACAGCCTCGGAACCTCCGGCAGGCAGAAGGGCGGCGGGCGCTGA
- a CDS encoding GerAB/ArcD/ProY family transporter, with protein sequence MNSLINIINFVPRELMDARFRGAQTSILAAVVLGTVFVYLFTALMAKFPGKDVQEILTAAISRGVINPLIIIFAALWCAAGLITILSFIDITLRFISPDTGPYLVVLGFLVVVCFCARMDSLSLLYGLEVMLGISVPLILYTLIKAVTNPDFSWDAVLQIITYFPHAPDVKSMAAATFSFSGYINMAVFNRVLPKMRLKHRWILGVQGLAVLLLTFYVPIGYFGTVAVERHVYTWFSTADSIGINTFIIERMLFIFYFAYLNLSLTSVIIHWHVGKELLTGLFPSPKNPKSRAKKWRELAILGLFSAITLTLMRLDQYQLNILGIWFLLARWLGELLLIMLLFYCYTMLRRRKP encoded by the coding sequence ATGAACAGCCTGATCAATATTATTAACTTTGTCCCGAGAGAACTTATGGATGCACGGTTTAGGGGCGCACAAACCTCGATCCTTGCGGCAGTAGTGCTGGGAACTGTGTTTGTCTATCTGTTCACCGCACTCATGGCAAAGTTTCCGGGCAAAGATGTACAGGAGATTCTAACCGCTGCCATTTCCAGAGGGGTTATCAATCCGCTGATCATTATCTTTGCTGCACTATGGTGTGCCGCCGGACTGATTACGATCCTGTCGTTTATCGATATTACGCTGCGTTTTATCAGTCCCGATACCGGCCCTTACCTTGTAGTACTCGGCTTTTTGGTTGTTGTCTGTTTTTGCGCCCGGATGGATTCTCTGTCCCTGCTGTACGGGCTGGAGGTGATGCTGGGAATCAGTGTGCCCTTAATCCTGTATACGCTTATTAAAGCGGTGACTAATCCGGATTTCAGCTGGGATGCGGTTCTGCAGATCATCACTTATTTTCCGCATGCGCCGGATGTTAAAAGCATGGCCGCAGCCACTTTTTCCTTCAGCGGTTACATCAATATGGCTGTATTCAACCGGGTGCTGCCAAAGATGAGACTGAAACACCGCTGGATCCTGGGGGTTCAGGGACTGGCAGTGCTGCTGCTGACCTTCTATGTTCCAATAGGCTATTTCGGCACGGTTGCGGTGGAGAGGCATGTCTATACGTGGTTTTCTACGGCCGACAGTATCGGGATTAATACCTTTATCATTGAGCGGATGCTGTTTATTTTTTATTTTGCTTATCTTAATCTGTCGCTGACCAGTGTGATTATCCATTGGCATGTAGGCAAGGAGCTGCTGACTGGGCTGTTCCCCTCCCCCAAAAACCCGAAGTCCAGGGCAAAAAAATGGAGGGAGCTAGCGATACTCGGCTTGTTCAGTGCAATCACCCTGACCTTAATGAGGCTCGATCAATACCAGTTAAATATATTAGGCATATGGTTTCTGCTTGCCCGCTGGTTAGGGGAGTTACTGCTGATTATGCTGCTATTCTACTGTTACACCATGCTGAGGAGGCGGAAACCGTGA
- a CDS encoding 3-ketoacyl-ACP reductase — translation MDLRGKSIVITGAGKGIGKALAMALAKEGANLGLISRTSADLEALKSALTEVYDVKVSIAVADISVREEAERAVVSLQHELGAFDALINNAGIAKFGTFLEMDPADWEKHMEVNLFGTYYVTRAALPAMIERSGGNIINISSTAGERGFATGSAYCASKFALMGMTEALAQEVRKHNIRVVALTPSTVNTGLAENAGLKIGDEDRMMQPEDVAELTLAALKLPDRVFLKTAGIWTTNPQ, via the coding sequence ATGGATTTAAGAGGAAAAAGTATTGTGATCACAGGTGCCGGCAAAGGAATCGGCAAAGCATTAGCGATGGCATTAGCCAAGGAAGGTGCAAACCTGGGCCTGATCTCCAGAACATCTGCGGATCTGGAGGCACTGAAATCTGCCTTGACCGAAGTCTATGATGTCAAGGTAAGCATTGCTGTAGCCGATATTTCTGTACGTGAAGAGGCGGAGCGGGCCGTTGTCTCGCTGCAGCATGAGCTTGGTGCCTTCGATGCACTGATTAATAATGCCGGGATCGCCAAATTCGGCACTTTCCTGGAGATGGATCCGGCTGACTGGGAGAAGCACATGGAGGTCAATCTGTTCGGTACCTATTATGTTACCCGTGCAGCTCTGCCGGCCATGATTGAGCGCAGCGGCGGTAACATCATCAACATTTCCTCCACAGCCGGTGAACGCGGTTTTGCCACCGGTTCGGCCTACTGTGCCTCCAAATTTGCCCTCATGGGCATGACTGAAGCACTTGCCCAGGAGGTGCGCAAGCACAATATCCGGGTCGTGGCGCTGACGCCAAGCACGGTTAATACGGGTCTGGCCGAAAATGCGGGCCTCAAGATCGGCGATGAAGACCGGATGATGCAGCCGGAGGATGTAGCCGAACTGACCTTAGCGGCACTGAAGCTGCCGGACCGCGTATTCCTGAAAACCGCAGGCATCTGGACGACTAATCCGCAATAA
- a CDS encoding MMPL family transporter codes for MSGYGKWVAGRTTKWITLLIWIVLVGILTVLWPSVNSQVLNNAQNLPETAQSVRAAAVAEQEFPSGSGVPALLVWHREGGLSEEDLVHIIAVYGKLEQQPLPHQNYVPPLGQLPPQALQASLSEDRSTLVTPVLFDKAADSDQLGEAITEMKSVISKETGNDPAAAKVDGSELSLRVSGPVGISIDATGLFKDADVSLLIATVVLVLVFLLLIYRSPILALIPLIAVGFAYGVTSPLLGLMAREGWITVDSQAVSIMTVLLFGAGTDYCLFLISRFRQMLKVEENKGRALLSAITHSSGAIAMSGFTVVLALFALLLAKYGAYHRFAIPFSVSILIMGIASLTLVPALLAIFGRMSFFPFVPRTPQMEAERARAKGKPAPKPKTRKKGIGGLVVSRPWTIVAVTIIGLGILASFSSGIKFTYDILSSFPEDMESRQGFDLIGTQFSPGELAPAKLIIDTQGQVSGEDFKSVLGGISYIDTVSDPQQGAVNKDIVGFDIEFKSNPYSLEAMSHIPALLKTAEQALAESGLDHAEDSVWISGQTATQYDTKELGERDTDLIIPVVIGMITLLLLIYLRSVTATVYLVATVILSFFSALGLGWIIIHYVLGADAIQGSIPLYSFVFLVALGEDYNIFMISNIWKKRKRMPLKQAIAEGVNETGSVITSAGLILAGTFAVLASLPIQVLVQFGIITAIGVLLDTFIVRPFLVPAITVLFGRLAFWPGKHQELEKPLPASADEHY; via the coding sequence ATGTCGGGCTACGGGAAATGGGTGGCAGGCCGTACTACCAAATGGATCACTCTGCTGATATGGATTGTGCTGGTGGGGATACTTACAGTTCTGTGGCCTTCCGTAAATTCACAGGTACTGAACAATGCGCAAAATCTTCCCGAAACTGCTCAGTCCGTCAGGGCAGCTGCTGTTGCAGAGCAGGAGTTTCCAAGCGGCAGCGGTGTCCCGGCACTGCTGGTATGGCATCGGGAAGGCGGATTATCAGAGGAGGATCTAGTACATATCATTGCGGTATACGGCAAGCTGGAGCAGCAGCCGCTTCCGCATCAGAATTATGTGCCGCCGCTCGGGCAGCTGCCGCCGCAGGCGCTGCAGGCTTCACTGTCGGAGGACCGCAGTACTCTGGTCACTCCGGTGCTCTTTGACAAGGCTGCAGACAGTGATCAGCTGGGTGAAGCGATAACGGAAATGAAATCGGTGATTAGTAAGGAGACCGGAAATGATCCGGCGGCCGCCAAAGTGGACGGGAGTGAACTAAGCCTCCGGGTATCCGGTCCTGTAGGAATCTCCATTGATGCAACCGGGCTGTTCAAGGACGCGGACGTCTCCCTATTGATTGCGACAGTCGTTCTTGTGCTTGTATTCCTGCTGCTGATCTACCGTTCGCCGATTCTGGCGCTGATTCCGCTTATAGCAGTAGGATTTGCCTATGGTGTTACCAGTCCGCTGCTTGGACTTATGGCCCGGGAGGGCTGGATTACGGTTGATTCCCAGGCCGTGTCGATCATGACGGTGCTGCTGTTCGGCGCGGGAACCGACTATTGCCTCTTCCTGATCTCGCGGTTCCGCCAGATGCTTAAAGTGGAAGAGAACAAAGGGCGCGCACTGCTTAGCGCGATTACCCATTCTTCCGGAGCGATTGCGATGAGCGGCTTCACGGTCGTGCTTGCGCTGTTTGCATTGCTGCTGGCAAAGTATGGAGCCTATCACCGCTTTGCAATTCCGTTCAGCGTATCCATTCTCATCATGGGTATCGCCAGCCTGACACTGGTGCCGGCACTGCTGGCGATCTTCGGGCGGATGTCGTTCTTCCCATTTGTGCCGCGCACACCGCAGATGGAAGCAGAGCGCGCAAGAGCCAAAGGCAAACCGGCTCCAAAGCCCAAGACCCGCAAAAAGGGAATCGGCGGCCTGGTAGTCTCCCGTCCATGGACGATTGTGGCGGTAACCATTATTGGCCTTGGCATTCTGGCCTCCTTCTCCAGCGGGATTAAGTTCACTTATGATATTTTGTCTTCTTTTCCGGAGGATATGGAATCCCGGCAAGGCTTTGATCTGATCGGCACGCAATTCTCCCCCGGAGAGCTGGCGCCGGCCAAGCTGATCATTGATACACAAGGACAAGTAAGCGGTGAGGATTTCAAGTCTGTTTTGGGCGGGATATCCTATATAGATACGGTATCCGACCCGCAGCAGGGTGCGGTTAATAAAGATATTGTAGGCTTTGATATTGAGTTCAAGAGCAATCCGTATTCACTTGAGGCAATGAGCCATATTCCGGCGCTGCTGAAAACAGCTGAGCAGGCGCTGGCTGAATCAGGCCTGGATCATGCGGAAGACAGTGTATGGATCAGCGGGCAGACGGCAACCCAGTATGACACCAAAGAGCTGGGTGAACGCGATACCGACCTGATCATACCGGTGGTCATCGGAATGATTACCCTGCTGCTGCTGATCTATTTGCGGTCGGTGACGGCAACCGTCTACCTGGTGGCAACCGTCATTCTGTCCTTCTTCTCCGCCCTTGGGCTCGGCTGGATTATCATTCACTATGTACTGGGGGCCGATGCGATTCAGGGATCGATTCCGCTATATTCCTTCGTCTTCCTGGTTGCACTCGGTGAGGATTATAATATCTTCATGATCTCTAACATCTGGAAGAAGCGCAAACGGATGCCACTGAAGCAGGCGATTGCCGAAGGGGTTAATGAAACCGGATCGGTCATCACCTCTGCCGGGCTTATCCTGGCAGGAACCTTCGCTGTCCTTGCTAGCCTGCCAATTCAAGTACTGGTGCAGTTTGGCATCATTACCGCGATCGGGGTGCTGCTGGACACCTTCATCGTCCGGCCGTTTCTGGTGCCGGCGATTACCGTGCTCTTTGGCCGCCTGGCATTCTGGCCCGGCAAGCATCAGGAGCTGGAGAAACCGCTGCCTGCCAGCGCCGATGAACATTATTAA